A window of the Polaribacter batillariae genome harbors these coding sequences:
- a CDS encoding ABC transporter ATP-binding protein codes for MLEAKKLVMRYDEKLALNELSFSVAPGEIFCLLGQNGAGKTTTINIFLGLIKPTFGDALINNTSIKENHSIKNFIAYIPEIVQLYGNLSGLENLDFFSRLAGFKYTEQELSKYLNKANLQPEAFKKKLNTYSKGMRQKVGIAIALAKNASYILMDEPTSGLDPKASVEFATVCKELSANGVGILMATHDIFNAVNIGSKIGIMREGTLVHQTETSKISAQELQDLYIKTI; via the coding sequence ATGTTAGAAGCTAAAAAACTTGTAATGCGCTATGACGAAAAATTAGCGTTAAATGAGTTGAGTTTTTCTGTAGCTCCAGGCGAAATATTTTGTCTATTAGGACAAAATGGAGCAGGTAAAACAACAACCATTAATATTTTTTTGGGGTTAATAAAACCAACTTTTGGTGACGCCCTAATAAACAATACCTCTATTAAAGAGAACCATTCTATTAAAAATTTTATTGCCTATATACCAGAAATTGTTCAACTCTATGGCAATTTATCTGGTTTAGAAAACTTAGACTTTTTTAGTCGTTTAGCAGGTTTTAAATACACTGAGCAAGAACTTTCAAAATACTTAAATAAAGCCAATTTACAACCAGAAGCCTTTAAAAAGAAATTAAATACATACTCTAAAGGAATGCGTCAAAAAGTAGGAATTGCAATTGCTTTGGCTAAAAATGCATCTTATATTTTAATGGATGAACCAACATCTGGACTAGATCCTAAAGCGTCTGTAGAATTTGCAACAGTCTGTAAAGAATTATCTGCGAATGGTGTAGGCATACTTATGGCTACTCACGATATTTTTAATGCGGTAAATATAGGTTCTAAAATTGGAATAATGAGAGAAGGCACTCTAGTCCACCAAACAGAAACATCTAAAATATCTGCCCAAGAACTTCAAGATTTATACATCAAAACAATTTAA
- a CDS encoding TonB-dependent receptor, with the protein MKFKNIVFTIIFLAIQVSFSQSKISGKVVDKENNPILGANILIEKKGLKQQGTSTDIDGYFSIETKENGTYKFQITFIGFKSYKKNLNIASNTNINIGNIVLEESFESLQSVEIIGRIRKDYNSDYSFSATKIAIKNKELPQAVSTVTKELISDRLAFQLPDAVKTISGVAATGLYNHYNIRGITQADDGQVLNGMRTRQYYFLQPITSHLERVEVIKGPSSVTFSSADPGGTVNMVTKKPLAKKRSSVGFTTGSFGTLRATADFTGPLNDSKTLLYRFNAAFQDADSFRDLVNNNAILITPSLSYVPNDKTSLNVEMIYSKAEGNLDRGQPIFGAINGKFDINSTPITRNVGASNDYYKTNELIFMANFSKKFTENFGFNAQYMKQTWNEDLAEHRFDGTAVDINGNVIPTLARMRYDQRQQFWETDNFSAYFNYTIKKENITNKFLVGYDATRWERKIGAGFLRARRYLTVNGGQANYDPSNPDNFKQMVVDGVTMPVPAVPHFNLEHPFNGARNTNAYNLSELSIPANLNTSNGIYIQNQFKIGKFSALLNLRYEWFTDIFDYKGNEQTFKTSAFVPRLGLTYEVTKDISAYVTYLEGFQPHTNTVSLSPTLEGFFWSASPGRFDPLESSLTEIGAKGEFLNGKIFANLAIFNITQKNILLGDTYNLESLTTRGKQRSRGFETDISGYVLPNLQLTASYAYTNATIQEDAIKEFIGKRIGGSPEHNTNFWGRYNFNSNSKLKGIGIGLGAQYVDKRFTWYNPTYATERVLLPSYTVFDAALYYKPNNTNMQLTLKINNLFDKIYWLGGLNPSRLGPGAPRNFLLNATYNF; encoded by the coding sequence ATGAAATTTAAAAACATCGTATTTACAATTATTTTTTTAGCAATACAAGTTAGCTTTTCTCAATCTAAAATATCAGGAAAAGTTGTCGATAAAGAAAATAACCCAATATTAGGAGCCAATATTCTAATTGAAAAGAAAGGTTTAAAACAACAAGGTACATCAACAGATATTGATGGCTACTTTAGTATTGAAACTAAAGAAAATGGAACTTATAAATTTCAAATAACATTTATTGGCTTTAAATCTTATAAAAAAAACCTAAACATTGCATCAAATACAAATATTAATATAGGAAATATCGTTCTTGAAGAATCATTTGAATCTTTACAATCTGTCGAAATTATTGGAAGAATACGTAAAGATTATAATAGCGATTACTCTTTTTCGGCTACTAAAATAGCCATTAAAAATAAAGAATTACCTCAAGCAGTTAGCACAGTAACCAAAGAACTCATTTCAGATCGTTTGGCTTTTCAGTTACCAGATGCTGTAAAAACAATTAGTGGTGTAGCCGCTACTGGTTTATACAATCATTACAATATTAGAGGTATAACTCAAGCAGACGACGGTCAAGTGCTTAATGGAATGCGTACACGCCAATATTACTTTTTACAACCCATTACATCTCATTTAGAACGTGTAGAAGTTATTAAAGGTCCCTCTTCTGTTACTTTTTCTAGTGCAGATCCTGGAGGTACTGTAAATATGGTTACTAAAAAGCCACTAGCCAAAAAGAGAAGTTCTGTAGGCTTTACAACAGGTAGCTTTGGAACGCTAAGAGCTACTGCCGATTTTACAGGACCTTTAAACGATTCGAAAACCTTATTGTATCGTTTTAATGCAGCTTTTCAAGATGCAGATTCTTTTAGAGATTTGGTAAATAACAATGCTATTTTAATTACCCCATCTTTAAGTTATGTGCCTAATGATAAAACATCGCTAAATGTTGAAATGATTTACAGTAAAGCCGAAGGTAATTTAGATAGAGGACAGCCGATTTTTGGTGCAATTAATGGTAAATTCGATATAAATAGTACCCCAATCACAAGAAATGTAGGTGCATCTAACGACTATTACAAAACCAATGAACTAATATTTATGGCAAATTTTAGTAAAAAATTTACCGAAAACTTTGGGTTTAATGCACAATATATGAAACAAACTTGGAATGAAGATTTAGCCGAACACAGGTTTGATGGAACTGCAGTAGATATTAATGGCAATGTAATTCCTACACTTGCAAGAATGCGATACGACCAAAGGCAACAATTTTGGGAAACAGATAATTTTAGCGCCTACTTTAACTATACCATTAAAAAAGAAAACATTACTAATAAATTTTTAGTTGGCTATGATGCAACTCGCTGGGAAAGGAAAATTGGAGCAGGATTTTTACGCGCTAGAAGGTATTTAACCGTAAATGGTGGGCAAGCCAATTACGACCCAAGTAATCCAGACAATTTTAAGCAAATGGTTGTAGATGGTGTAACTATGCCAGTACCAGCTGTACCGCATTTTAATTTAGAACATCCATTTAACGGAGCTAGAAATACAAATGCATATAATTTATCTGAATTATCGATTCCTGCCAATTTAAATACCTCTAATGGCATTTATATTCAAAATCAGTTTAAAATTGGCAAATTTTCTGCTTTGCTAAACTTAAGATACGAATGGTTTACAGATATTTTTGATTATAAAGGGAATGAGCAAACGTTTAAAACTAGCGCCTTTGTGCCTAGACTTGGTTTAACTTACGAAGTTACTAAAGACATAAGTGCATATGTTACTTATTTAGAAGGCTTTCAACCACATACAAATACAGTATCATTATCTCCTACTCTAGAAGGTTTCTTTTGGTCTGCATCTCCAGGAAGGTTTGATCCTCTAGAGAGCAGTTTAACAGAAATAGGTGCGAAAGGAGAATTTTTAAATGGCAAAATATTTGCCAACCTTGCCATCTTTAATATTACACAAAAAAACATCTTACTAGGAGACACTTATAATTTAGAGAGCTTAACAACAAGAGGTAAACAAAGAAGTAGAGGTTTTGAAACAGATATTTCTGGTTATGTACTCCCCAACTTACAATTAACAGCTTCTTATGCCTATACAAATGCTACAATTCAAGAAGACGCCATTAAAGAATTTATTGGAAAGCGAATAGGTGGATCTCCAGAACATAATACAAATTTTTGGGGGAGATACAACTTTAATTCAAACTCTAAGTTAAAAGGAATTGGAATCGGTTTAGGAGCCCAATATGTAGATAAGAGATTTACCTGGTACAACCCAACCTATGCTACAGAGAGAGTATTATTACCATCATATACTGTATTTGATGCGGCCTTATATTACAAACCAAATAATACAAACATGCAGTTAACGCTTAAGATTAACAATTTGTTTGATAAAATTTATTGGTTAGGTGGCCTTAATCCTTCTAGACTAGGTCCAGGAGCACCAAGAAACTTTTTACTAAATGCTACTTATAATTTTTAA
- a CDS encoding ABC transporter permease: MQTNLVLLITKQYFKKTFYSKGLFVLLSLFLILLTYITINSWSIFEKRHNSVVHHQKESRNSWESNPDKHPHRMAHFGSFVFRTQHPLSIFDSGIETYTGNSIFLEAHKQNTANFSEASLSTGLVRFGDLNVALLLQLILPLIIFFIGYASITSEKENGTLKIIYLQGATIKEILFGKALGLFLVAAVFFLPALISLWSISFLDSHTTNAEIITRTLIITLSYILFFIILCFVTVIISGKSKNSNKSLLRLLAIWLLFFIIIPKTAQVVGNTIYPNLSKIEFNEAIETEIAKQGDSHNPNDPYFNNIRDSILKANNVTSVKDLPFNYSGFLMSKGEEQTAKIFNKQHKKLIQTYKKQNSIANRLVLFNPYLAIKNVSMGFSGTDFYTYTNFLSQTEAYRYKQSQYMNHLQMKFISNNAKGSEGKINVVEKSYWKAIPQFSYHYLPVLDTIKHQLISLAALGLWLLLSVIIINYFSNHFKII; the protein is encoded by the coding sequence ATGCAAACTAATTTAGTTCTTTTAATAACAAAACAGTACTTTAAAAAGACCTTCTATTCTAAAGGTCTTTTTGTACTGTTATCGCTTTTTTTAATTTTATTAACCTATATTACAATTAATAGTTGGAGTATTTTTGAAAAAAGACATAATAGTGTTGTACATCATCAAAAAGAATCTAGAAATAGTTGGGAGTCTAATCCAGACAAACACCCTCATAGAATGGCACATTTTGGCTCTTTTGTATTTCGTACACAGCATCCATTAAGTATTTTTGATTCTGGAATTGAAACTTATACCGGAAATTCTATTTTTTTAGAAGCACATAAACAGAACACTGCAAATTTTTCTGAAGCTTCGTTATCTACAGGTTTGGTGCGTTTTGGAGATTTAAACGTTGCATTATTATTACAACTTATTTTGCCTTTAATTATATTTTTTATAGGCTATGCATCCATTACTTCAGAAAAAGAAAATGGCACCTTAAAAATAATTTATTTACAAGGTGCAACTATAAAAGAAATTCTTTTTGGCAAAGCTTTAGGCTTATTTTTGGTTGCTGCTGTGTTTTTTTTACCTGCCTTAATTTCTCTATGGAGTATCTCGTTTTTAGACAGCCATACTACAAATGCAGAAATAATAACACGAACATTAATTATTACACTAAGCTATATATTGTTTTTTATAATTCTTTGTTTTGTAACTGTAATTATTTCTGGCAAAAGTAAAAATTCGAATAAATCTTTATTACGTTTATTAGCTATTTGGTTGCTTTTTTTTATCATTATTCCAAAAACAGCTCAAGTAGTTGGCAATACCATTTATCCTAATTTATCTAAAATTGAATTTAATGAAGCCATTGAAACGGAAATTGCAAAACAAGGTGATAGCCATAACCCTAATGATCCTTATTTTAATAACATACGCGATTCTATTTTAAAAGCCAATAATGTAACTAGTGTTAAAGATTTACCTTTTAATTATAGTGGTTTTTTAATGAGTAAAGGCGAAGAACAAACCGCTAAAATTTTTAACAAGCAACACAAAAAGCTAATTCAAACCTATAAAAAACAAAACAGTATTGCCAATCGTTTGGTATTATTTAACCCTTATTTAGCTATTAAAAACGTATCTATGGGGTTCTCTGGAACCGATTTTTATACCTACACTAATTTTTTATCACAAACAGAAGCTTATAGATATAAACAATCTCAATATATGAATCATTTACAAATGAAGTTTATTAGTAATAATGCCAAAGGAAGTGAAGGAAAAATAAACGTAGTAGAAAAAAGCTATTGGAAAGCTATACCCCAATTTAGTTACCATTATCTTCCTGTTTTAGATACCATAAAACATCAACTCATTTCATTAGCAGCTTTGGGGCTTTGGCTATTATTAAGCGTTATTATCATCAATTATTTTTCAAACCATTTTAAAATTATTTAA
- a CDS encoding DUF3526 domain-containing protein: protein MYILLIKHFFRSKTVVLAFSLLMLLGMLSIGSGKQFLNQKKIAITKTIEQQKKHIKTQRKYNKDDIGLLSYYLKFSFLKPLEPLAAISMGQSDLNTDIQNVSIVALEGQKHNTDLVNPMRQQVGNLDISFLIIFLFPLVIIALNFNLLSEEEEKGTWKMIKIQSKSSFKFLITKLSIRLLFISMTLGILFLIASFILEIPFTESFLDIILMSYLYIIFWFALCFFVILLRKSSNTNAIILLASWLTLVVFLPIFINNYINKTYPIEEAFSMVIKQRDAYHKKWDTDKKETLNRFYEHYPHLKKYGYKTEGFSWLWYYAMQQLGDDDSKEEREALYNKIKKREALSKKMAQFFPPLQLQLSMNEIAKTSLTNHINFLDATVKFHEDIRLDIYPKVFEKHHPDTVDFEKHKPKFFRAEDNFSLSKNSFSTILITLFLICFGVFKNLKYFK from the coding sequence ATGTATATATTGTTAATTAAACATTTTTTTAGATCTAAAACAGTCGTGTTAGCCTTTAGTTTACTTATGCTTTTAGGTATGTTAAGTATTGGTTCTGGAAAACAATTTCTAAACCAGAAAAAAATAGCGATTACCAAAACCATAGAACAACAAAAAAAACATATTAAAACACAAAGAAAATACAATAAAGACGATATTGGTTTGCTCTCTTATTATTTAAAATTTTCGTTTCTAAAACCCTTAGAACCGTTAGCAGCCATTTCTATGGGGCAAAGTGATTTAAATACCGATATTCAAAATGTAAGTATTGTAGCTCTGGAAGGGCAAAAACACAATACCGATTTAGTAAACCCCATGCGCCAACAAGTTGGAAATTTAGACATTAGCTTTTTAATTATCTTTTTATTTCCATTGGTAATTATTGCACTAAACTTTAATCTTTTATCTGAAGAGGAAGAAAAAGGCACCTGGAAAATGATTAAAATTCAATCTAAATCGTCATTTAAATTCTTAATAACCAAACTATCTATACGATTGCTTTTTATTTCTATGACTCTTGGCATATTGTTTCTTATAGCAAGTTTTATCTTAGAGATTCCGTTTACAGAAAGTTTTTTAGATATAATACTAATGAGCTATTTGTACATTATATTTTGGTTTGCACTTTGTTTTTTTGTAATTCTATTAAGAAAGTCTTCTAATACAAATGCCATAATACTATTGGCAAGTTGGTTAACTTTAGTTGTTTTTCTACCAATTTTTATTAATAATTATATTAATAAAACATACCCAATTGAAGAAGCCTTTAGTATGGTTATTAAACAAAGAGATGCTTATCACAAAAAATGGGACACAGATAAAAAAGAAACGTTAAATCGTTTTTACGAGCATTATCCTCATTTAAAAAAATACGGGTATAAAACAGAAGGATTTTCTTGGTTGTGGTATTATGCAATGCAACAATTAGGTGACGACGATTCTAAAGAAGAACGTGAAGCTTTGTATAATAAAATAAAGAAACGAGAAGCATTGAGTAAAAAAATGGCACAGTTTTTTCCACCATTACAATTACAGCTTTCTATGAATGAAATTGCAAAAACGAGTTTAACCAATCATATTAATTTTTTAGATGCCACTGTAAAGTTTCACGAAGATATTCGTTTAGATATTTATCCGAAAGTTTTTGAAAAACATCATCCAGACACTGTAGATTTTGAAAAACATAAACCTAAGTTTTTTAGGGCAGAAGACAACTTTAGCTTATCTAAAAATTCATTTTCAACAATTTTAATTACTTTATTTTTAATTTGTTTTGGGGTTTTTAAAAATCTAAAATATTTTAAGTAG